One Dictyostelium discoideum AX4 chromosome 3 chromosome, whole genome shotgun sequence genomic region harbors:
- the clcD gene encoding CLC 6/7 family protein yields MSSGNPFDNGNPNDGNKSPSIDELYSPSESLARDGDDNNNNNNNNNNNNNNNNNNNNSSVSEKKKSKKKVRIQEEERLTESYDDDGDDEERRAYIENEEGEEEETEDGIILQPIVRDHSTYRPKNLYGSSDDIREGDSFGAKVSKTFGKTNKKIKQKIGESNKKIETRVKHSNKAIEEGWKTIAQTTMKPVDNIREQHHRRAEQHEVAERAVWFKDKLQIQKYECLDYVTIYNKAHRNELYKNFSKLASDHEVLRWIVSLFMGIFIGVIAYFSHACVSNITKYKFKFVEAVLELDLFLAFLTYFLLNTLLATCSSLLAVYYEPTAAGSGIPEVKGYLNGTKIPHTLKMKTLWTKFLSMVLAVSSGLQAGSEGPMIHIGAIVGNGFSQAQSKEFGFKIPFLRSFRNDKDKRDFVTSGAGAGVAAAFSAPLGGTLFSLEEVSSFWSIALTWRAFFCCMVATYTMNVLQSNSGSLTGLIIFNTGIGDKESYNWFEIIPFLLIGVLGGLGGALFTWINVKVTEFRREKINKIKSLRVLEVFLIIGLSTCIQFFLPLFFSCQNTAPFIPSVGNSTLTDVTLTNGAFYNSTIINGTFYNSTIANGTIYNSKFYNSSIYNSTITNGTGVSYDPAETLKELSEFKRFNCKEGWYNPMATLIFASYEESITNLLKVNSNNVTNTERLGLWPMFLFCIFYLFFAAYTAGCAVATGTLVPMLVIGASYGRFVGLVVYHILGDKVSIDPGIYAVMGAAAFMGGVSRLTISLTVILIEITDRLKYLLPLMLTVMTAKWVADALIHPLFDLLMQMKYIPYLELDQSKEMKLMMCKHIMAKKPVYLAEKDTLGNLRVLKETRHNGFPVVNNDEEKLVKGLILRTQLLMILERISDVYIPNSEAIYSHIEYTTKLTWKLPSVNDFNFDPADYSQEIDLSDVMNLTVITVNVEFAVSEAFQLFRTMGLRHMPVVNENNKLKGIITKKDLLEKTCEQRYRELNHMKLGIDQLIHVGDE; encoded by the exons ATGTCAAGCGGGAATCCATTTGATAATGGGAACCCGAATGATGGTAATAAAAGTCCATCAATAGATGAATTATATAGTCCAAGCGAATCTTTAGCAAgagatggtgatgataataataataacaacaacaacaacaacaacaataataataataacaataataataataattcaagcgtatcagaaaaaaaaaagagtaaaaaaaaagttagaattcaagaagaagaaagatTAACAGAAtcatatgatgatgatggtgatgatgaagaaagaAGAGCATACATTGAGAATGAAGAGGGAGAGGAGGAGGAGACTGAGGATGGTATAATATTACAACCAATTGTTAGAGATCATTCAACATATAGACCAAAGAATTTGTATGGGTCAAGTGACGATATTAGGGAGGGTGATTCATTTGGAGCTAAAGTGAGTAAAACTTTTGGAAAgacaaataaaaagattaaacAAAAGATTGGCGAGTCCAATAAAAAGATAGAGACACGTGTGAAGCATTCCAATAAGGCCATTGAAGAGGGTTGGAAGACCATTGCCCAAACCACAATGAAACCAGTAGACAATATTCGTGAGCAGCATCATCGTAGGGCTGAACAACACGAGGTAGCAGAGCGTGCAGTTTGGTTCAAAgataaattacaaattcaaaagtATGAATGTCTAGATTACGTCACCATCTACAACAAAGCCCATCGTAATGAGTTGTATAAAAACTTTTCAAAATTAGCCTCTGATCACGAAGTTTTACGTTGGAtagtttcattatttatgGGTATCTTTATTGGTGTAATCGCATATTTCTCACATGCTTGTGtttcaaatattacaaaatataaatttaaatttgttgaagCAG ttttggaattggatttatttttagcatTTTTAACatactttttattaaatacattATTGGCAACTTGTTCATCATTGTTGGCAGTTTATTATGAACCAACAGCAGCAGGATCGGGTATACCAGAGGTGAAGGGATATTTGAATGGAACAAAGATACCACATACATTGAAGATGAAGACATTGTGGactaaatttttatcaatgGTTTTGGCAGTTAGTAGTGGTTTACAAGCTGGTTCAGAGGGTCCAATGATTCATATTGGTGCTATTGTTGGTAACGGTTTTTCACAAGCACAGAGCAAAGAgtttggttttaaaattcCATTCCTAAGATCATTTAGAAATGATAAGGATAAGAGAGACTTTGTTACCAGTGGTGCAGGTGCAGGTGTTGCAGCAGCCTTCTCTGCCCCATTGGGTGGCACATTGTTTAGTTTGGAGGAGGTGTCGTCGTTTTGGTCGATTGCACTCACTTGGAGAGCTTTCTTTTGTTGCATGGTCGCCACTTACACTATGAACGTACTTCAATCCAATTCGGGTAGTTTAACAGGtttaatcattttcaacACTGGTATTGGTGATAAGGAGTCTTACAATTGGTTCGAGATCATTCCATTCCTTTTGATTGGTGTTTTGGGTGGTTTGGGTGGGGCCCTCTTCACATGGATCAATGTAAAGGTTACAGAGTTTCGTCGTGagaaaatcaataaaatcaaGAGTTTACGTGTGTTGGAGGTGTTTTTAATCATTGGTCTCTCAACTTGCATTCAATTCTTTTTACCATTGTTTTTCTCTTGTCAAAATACTGCACCATTCATCCCTTCTGTCGGTAATAGTACACTCACCGATGTTACATTAACCAATGGTGCATTCTATAATAGTACCATCATCAATGGTACATTCTACAATAGTACAATCGCCAATGGTACAATCTATAATAGTAAATTCTATAATAGTTCAATCTATAATAGTACAATCACCAATGGTACGGGTGTTTCATATGATCCAGCAGAGACTCTTAAAGAGTTGAGTGAATTCAAGAGATTCAATTGTAAGGAGGGTTGGTATAATCCAATGGCAACACTTATTTTCGCATCCTATGAGGAGTCAATCACCAATTTACTAAAGGtcaattcaaataatgttACCAATACTGAACGGTTGGGTTTGTGGCCaatgtttttgttttgtatTTTCTATTTGTTTTTCGCTGCCTATACTGCTGGTTGCGCTGTTGCAACGGGTACCCTTGTACCGATGCTTGTTATTGGTGCGTCGTATGGTCGTTTCGTAGGTTTGGTGGTTTACCATATTTTGGGTGACAAGGTCAGCATTGATCCTGGTATTTACGCAGTGATGGGTGCAGCTGCCTTCATGGGTGGTGTATCTCGTCTTACCATTAGTTTAACTGTTATTCTCATTGAGATCACAGATCGTCTAAAATATCTCTTACCATTGATGTTGACAGTTATGACTGCCAAATGGGTTGCCGATGCTCTCATTCATCCATTGTTTGATCTTTTGATGCAAATGAAATACATTCCATACCTCGAACTAGATCAATCCAAAgagatgaaattgatgatgtGTAAACATATCATGGCAAAGAAACCAGTCTATTTGGCAGAGAAAGACACCTTGGGCAATATCTTCGTGTCTTGAAAGAAACTCGTCACAATGGTTTCCCAGTGGTCAACAATGACGAGGAGAAGTTGGTCAAAGGTCTCATTTTACGTActcaattattaatgattttagaACGTATCTCTGATGTTTACATTCCAAACTCTGAAGCAATCTATTCTCACATTGAATATACCACCAAATTAACCTGGAAATTACCATCGGTCAATGATTTCAATTTCGATCCAGCTGATTACTCTCAAGAGATTGATCTTTCCGATGTTATGAATTTAACTGTAATCACCGTTAACGTTGAATTTGCAGTTAGTGAAGCTTTTCAATTATTCAGAACAATGGGTTTACGTCATATGCCTGttgtaaatgaaaataacaAACTCAAAGGTATTATCACTAAAAAGGATCTTTTAGAAAAAACTTGTGAACAAAGATATCGTGAATTAAATCATATGAAATTGGGTattgatcaattaattcatgttggtgatgaataa
- the tcea1 gene encoding RNA polymerase II elongation factor, translating into MQEIIKCREQLEKAIKDGEFDKALECLKNAKNFKITKDLLKSTDIGKSVGKLRAHKDIGISSQSKELIDKWKQDIEGTSATTTSSSSSSSSSTTSTTTTKTASPSESLKRKSISEDTSDRPTSKPLLQENKKISPPTTPKTSSPPIASLIAPITGANADLRNKTIQLFVEALTTDNDETMSPPEDIAVEIEAEMYDIYRGVSKEYKEKLRSFKFNLKKNDILRLSLLNRQISVAKFCSMDIYSMASDDLKEERKKLDKFNTEASMLGQNNEATTDQFQCGKCKQRKCTYTQLQTRSADEPPTTFVKCCVKGCGNRWRFC; encoded by the exons atgcaagaaattattaaatgtagAGAACAATTAGAAAAAGCAATAAAAGATGGAGAGTTTGATAAAGCTCttgaatgtttaaaaaatgcaaaaaattttaaaattacaaaagatcttttaaag agTACAGATATTGGAAAATCAGTAGGTAAACTTAGAGCACATAAGGATATTGGCATTTCAAGTCAAAgtaaagaattaattgataaatggAAGCAAGATATAGAAGGTAcatcagcaacaacaacatcatcatcatcatcatcatcttcatcaactACAAgcacaactacaacaaaaaCAGCATCACCAAGTGAGtcattaaaaagaaaatcaatatcTGAAGATACATCAGATAGACCTACTTCAAAACCTCTTTtacaagaaaataaaaagatttcaCCACCAACTACACCAaaaacatcatcaccaccaattgCGTCATTAATTGCACCAATCACAGGTGCAAACGCAGATCTtagaaataaaacaattcaattatttgtCGAAGCTTTGACaactgataatgatgaaacaaTGTCACCACCAGAGGATATAGCGGTTGAAATCGAAGCAGAAATGTATGACATCTATAGAGGTGTCTCTAAagaatataaagaaaaacttagatcttttaaattcaatcttAAAAAGAATGATATATTAAGATTATCTTTATTGAATAGACAAATTTCAGTTGCAAAATTTTGTTCAATGGATATTtat tcAATGGCAAGTGATGATTTAAAAGAggaaagaaagaaattagataaatttaatacaGAAGCTTCAATGCTTGGTCAAAATAATGAAGCAACTACCGATCAATTTCAATGTGGTAAATGTAAACAAAGAAAATGCACATATACTCAATTACAAACTCGTTCAGCAGATGAACCTCCAACTACTTT tGTTAAATGTTGTGTAAAGGGTTGTGGTAATCGTTGGCGTTTTTgttaa
- a CDS encoding hypothetical protein (Gb|AAD34459.1 (SPP30-like protein) (At5g58030)) has protein sequence MSKAPVNIVDRPLSKGKGEINISSFAFLFSEMIQYCQDRIKAGHELEKKLSDMGYSIGPRLLELLCVREKNSKRETKLLGILSFIHTTVWKSLFGKPADSLEKSTEADDEYMISDNNMVVNKFISLPKHLSSLNCAAFVAGIIEGILCSAEFPARVTAHNVAVEGKRFPKTVILIKFNPEVIERNA, from the exons ATGAGTAAGGCACCAGTAAATATAGTGGATAGACCATTATCTAAAGGTAAGGGTGAAATAAATATTAGTTCATTTGCATTTCTTTTCTCTGAAATGATTCAATATTGTCAAGATAGAATTAAAGCAGGTCATGAACTTGAAAAAAA ATTATCAGATATGGGATATTCTATTGGACCAAgattattagaattattatgtGTTAGAGAAAAGAATTCTAAAAGAGAAACTAAATTACTTGGTATATTATCATTCATTCATACAACAGTTTGgaaatcattatttggtAAACCTGCCGATTCATTAGAAAAGAGTACAGAGGCAGATGATGAATATATGATTTCTGATAATAATATGgttgtaaataaatttatttctttaccAAAACATTTAAGTAGTTTAAATTGTGCTGCTTTCGTAGCTGGTATAATTGAAGGAATTTTATGTTCCGCtgaattt ccAGCAAGAGTCACAGCTCATAATGTTGCAGTTGAGGGTAAAAGATTCCCTAAAActgttattttaattaaatttaatccaGAAGTTATTGAAAGAAATgcataa
- the ecmA gene encoding extracellular matrix protein ST430 yields MKISIFILLLFISSMVIISVNAETETIQTNTACDCDDDCDDGNRWSTDMCSAGLLFGKYCTHTQICCDDENACTIDSCSKTSGCVHTPINVDDKNPCTIDSCIKGFISHTQISCDDKNACTIDSCDCSSGCQNKPMSCDDNNPCTVDSCNNSTGCRNTPISVDDNNPCTIDSCSKSTGVVHIPINVDDLNPCTIDACTKEGGVTHTPVNVDDNNKCTTDSCSLFTGITHTEICCDDNNACTDDSCSPSTGCVNTPISCDDKNPCTVDSCNNSTGCCYTPINVDDNNPCTIDACTKSTGVTHTPINVDDNNQCTTDSCTKEGGVTHTPVNTDDNNPCTVDSCSPFTGVSHTPINVDDNNKCTIDACTKEGGVTHTPVNTDDNNACTLDSCSPLTGVTHTPINCDDKKACTVDSCSNSTGCVNTPISCDDNNPCTVDTCDDSTGCCNTPINVDDNNPCTVDACTKSTGVTHTPVNVDDNNKCTIDACTKEGGVTHTPVNTDDNNACTLDNCSPLTGVTHTPINCDDKKACTVDSCSNSTGCVNTPISCDDNNPCTVDSCDDITGCCNTPINVDDNNPCTVDACTKSTGVTHTPVNVDDNNKCTIDACTKEGGVTHTPVNTDDNNACTLDSCSPSTGVSHTPINCDDSNPCTVDSCSNSTGCVNTPVNVDDNNPCTVDACTKSTGVTHTPVNVDDNNKCTIDACTKEGGVTHTPVNTDDNNACTIDSCSPSTGISHTPINCDDKKACTVDSCSNSTGCVNTPISCDDNNPCTVDSCDDLTGCCNTPINVDDNNPCTIDACTKSTGVTHTPVNVDDNNKCTIDTCTKEGGVTHTPVNTDDNNACTLDSCSPSTGVSHTPINCDDNNKCTVDSCSNSTGCVNTPINCDDSNPCTVDSCNNSTGCVNTPVNVDDNNPCTVDACTKSTGVTHTPVNVDDNNKCTIDACTKEGGVTHTPVNTDDNNACTIDACTKEGGVTHTPVNTDDNNACTLDSCSPSTGVSHTPINCDDSNPCTVDSCSNSTGCCNTPINVDDNNPCTVDSCTKPTGVTHTPVNVDDNNKCTIDACTKEGGVTHTPVNTDDNNACTLDSCSPSTGISHAPINCDDSNPCTIDSCNNSTGCCNTPINVDDNNPCTVDSCTKSGGVTHTPVNVDDNNKCTTDACTKEGGVTHTPISCDDNNACTIDSCSNSTGCVNTPISCDDRNPCTVDTCTKEKGCQHSPIDTDDSNKCTIDACSSTTGVTHTSINCDDNNACTFDSCSNSTGCVSTPISCDDKNPCTLDSCDKKTGCCNTPINVDDNDKCTTDSCTKEGGVTHTPISCDDNNACTTDSCSKSTGCVNKPISCDDSNPCTVDSCSNSTGCCNTPINVDDNNPCTTDSCTKSGGVTHTPVNVDDNNKCTTDSCTKEGGITHTPISCDDNNPCTLDSCSPTTGCVNKPMNVDDNDACTTDTCNKDGTITHTPINTDDNNKCTLDACSPKTGVTHTPINCDDGNKCTINSCSPSVGCISTPVSCPKPKDKCSISQCDSAKGCIEVPMNCTSDKCNEASCCDGVCTSKPISCPKPKNKCQVAKCDLIKGCTVSNVVCDDGNACTEDSCCSDTGKCQFEPIKLPKNKNKCIISKCDPIKGTITNSTVNCECDDLCNIGECCEDTGKCNYRQKDCDDNNPKTADSCDSKTGKCINKPYNVITSGSNLISGLIGGLIGGGTGGKGDCKTCKN; encoded by the exons atgaaaatttctatatttattttattactatttattagTAGTATGGTAATAATATCAGTTAATg cGGAAACTGAAACCATACAAACCAATACAGCATGtgattgtgatgatgattgtgatGATGGAAATAGATGGTCAACAGATATGTGTTCTGCAGGTTTACTTTTTGGAAAATATTGCACTCATACTCAAATTTGTTGTGATGATGAaa aTGCATGCACAATTGATAGTTGTTCAAAAACTTCAGGTTGTGTTCATACCCCAATAAATGTGGATGATAAAAATCCATGTACAATTGATTCATGTATCAAAGGTTTTATTTCACATACTCAAATCTCTTGTGATGATAAGAATGCTTGTACAATCGATAGTTGTGACTGTTCATCAGGTTGTCAAAATAAACCAATGTCctgtgatgataataatccaTGTACCGTAGATTCTTGCAATAATTCAACCGGTTGTCGTAATACCCCAATCAGTgtagatgataataatccaTGCACAATAGATTCATGTTCAAAATCAACTGGTGTAGTTCACATTCCAATCAATGTCGACGATCTTAACCCATGTACAATTGATGCATGTACCAAAGAAGGTGGTGTTACTCATACTCCAGTCaatgttgatgataataacaaATGTACCACTGATTCATGTTCGCTATTTACAGGTATAACTCACACTGAAATCTGttgtgatgataataatgccTGTACAGATGATTCCTGCTCACCATCAACTGGTTGCGTAAATACCCCAATTTCTTGTGATGACAAAAACCCATGCACCGTAGACTCTTGCAACAATTCAACTGGTTGCTGTTATACCCCAATCAATGTTGATGACAATAATCCATGTACCATCGATGCCTGTACTAAATCAACAGGTGTCACCCACACTCCAATCAATGTCGATGATAATAACCAATGTACAACTGATTCATGTACCAAAGAAGGTGGTGTAACTCATACTCCAGTCAATACTGATGATAACAATCCATGTACTGTTGACTCCTGCTCACCATTTACAGGTGTTTCTCACACTCCAATCaatgttgatgataataacaaATGTACAATTGATGCATGTACCAAAGAAGGTGGTGTAACTCATACTCCAGTCAACACTGATGATAACAATGCCTGTACCCTTGATTCTTGTTCACCATTAACTGGTGTCACTCATACCCCAATAAACTGTGACGATAAAAAGGCCTGTACTGTAGATTCATGTTCAAATTCAACTGGTTGCGTAAATACTCCAATTTCctgtgatgataataatccaTGTACTGTTGATACCTGTGATGACTCAACCGGTTGTTGCAATACTCCAATCaatgttgatgataataatccaTGTACCGTAGATGCCTGTACCAAATCAACAGGTGTCACTCATACCCCAGTAAATGTAGATGATAATAACAAATGTACAATTGATGCATGTACCAAAGAAGGTGGTGTAACTCATACTCCAGTCAATACTGATGATAACAATGCCTGTACTCTTGATAACTGTTCACCATTAACCGGTGTCACTCATACCCCAATAAATTGTGATGATAAAAAGGCCTGTACTGTCGACTCATGTTCAAACTCAACTGGTTGCGTAAATACTCCAATTTCctgtgatgataataatccaTGTACTGTTGATTCTTGTGATGACATAACTGGTTGTTGCAATACTCCAATCaatgttgatgataataatccaTGTACCGTCGATGCCTGTACCAAATCAACAGGTGTCACTCATACCCCAGTAAATGTAGATGATAATAACAAATGTACAATTGATGCATGTACCAAAGAAGGTGGTGTAACTCATACTCCAGTCAATACTGATGATAACAATGCCTGTACACTTGATTCCTGTTCACCATCAACTGGTGTTTCCCACACCCCAATTAACTGTGATGATAGTAATCCATGTACCGTAGACTCATGTTCAAATTCAACCGGTTGTGTAAACACTCCAGTCaatgttgatgataataatccaTGTACTGTAGATGCTTGTACCAAATCAACAGGTGTCACACATACCCCAGTAAATGTAGATGATAACAACAAATGTACAATTGATGCATGTACCAAAGAAGGTGGTGTAACTCATACTCCAGTCAACACTGATGATAACAATGCCTGTACAATTGATTCTTGTTCACCATCAACCGGTATTTCCCACACCCCAATCAATTGTGATGATAAAAAGGCCTGTACAGTTGATTCATGTTCAAATTCAACTGGTTGTGTAAATACTCCAATTTCCTGTGACGATAATAATCCATGTACTGTTGATTCTTGCGATGACTTAACTGGTTGTTGCAATACTCCAATCaatgttgatgataataatccaTGTACCATCGATGCCTGTACTAAATCAACAGGTGTTACTCATACCCCAGTCAATGTAGATGATAATAACAAATGTACAATTGATACATGTACCAAAGAAGGTGGTGTAACTCATACTCCAGTCAATACTGATGATAACAATGCCTGTACCCTTGATTCCTGCTCACCATCAACTGGTGTTTCCCATACCCCAATAAActgtgatgataataataaatgtacTGTAGATTCATGTTCAAACTCAACTGGTTGTGTAAATACTCCAATTAACTGTGACGATAGTAATCCATGTACCGTAGACTCATGCAATAATTCAACTGGTTGTGTAAACACTCCAGTCaatgttgatgataataatccaTGTACCGTCGATGCCTGTACCAAATCAACAGGTGTTACTCATACCCCAGTCAATGTAGATGATAACAACAAATGTACAATTGATGCATGTACCAAAGAAGGTGGTGTAACTCATACCCCAGTCAATACTGATGATAACAATGCCTGTACAATTGATGCATGTACAAAAGAAGGTGGTGTAACTCATACTCCAGTCAATACTGATGATAACAATGCTTGTACCCTTGACTCCTGTTCACCATCAACTGGCGTTTCCCACACCCCAATTAACTGTGATGATAGTAATCCATGTACCGTAGACTCATGTTCAAATTCAACCGGTTGTTGCAACACTCCAATCaatgttgatgataataatccaTGTACTGTAGATTCATGTACCAAACCAACAGGTGTCACTCATACCCCAGTCAATGTAGATGATAACAACAAATGTACAATTGATGCATGTACCAAAGAAGGTGGTGTAACTCATACTCCAGTCAATACTGATGATAACAATGCATGTACCCTTGATTCCTGTTCACCATCAACTGGTATTTCCCACGCTCCAATTAACTGTGATGATAGTAATCCATGTACCATAGATTCATGCAATAATTCAACTGGTTGTTGCAACACTCCAATCaatgttgatgataataatccaTGTACCGTAGATTCATGTACTAAATCAGGTGGTGTCACTCATACTCCAGTCAATGTCGATGATAATAACAAATGTACCACTGATGCATGTACTAAAGAAGGTGGTGTAACTCATACTCCAATCTCttgtgatgataataatgccTGTACAATTGATTCATGTTCAAACTCAACTGGTTGTGTAAACACTCCAATTAGCTGTGATGATAGAAACCCATGTACTGTTGATACATGtacaaaagaaaaaggtTGTCAACATTCCCCAATCGATACTGATGATAGTAATAAATGTACCATTGATGCTTGTTCTTCAACCACTGGTGTAACTCATACTTCAATTAACTGTGATGATAACAATGCTTGTACATTCGATTCATGTTCAAACTCAACTGGTTGTGTCAGTACTCCAATTTCATGTGATGATAAAAATCCATGTACCTTGGATTCTTGTGACAAAAAGACAGGTTGTTGTAATACTCCAATTaatgttgatgataatgacAAATGTACCACTGATTCATGTACCAAAGAAGGTGGTGTAACTCATACTCCAATCTCTTGTGACGATAACAATGCCTGTACAACTGATTCATGTTCAAAATCAACTGGTTGtgtaaataaaccaatttctTGTGATGATAGTAATCCATGTACCGTAGACTCATGTTCAAATTCAACCGGTTGTTGCAACACTCCAATCaatgttgatgataataatccaTGTACCACTGACTCATGTACCAAATCAGGTGGTGTAACTCATACTCCAGTCaatgttgatgataataacaaATGTACCACAGATTCATGTACCAAAGAAGGTGGTATAACTCATACTCCAATCTCttgtgatgataataatccaTGTACACTTGACTCATGTTCACCAACAACTGGTTGTGTAAATAAACCAATGaatgttgatgataatgatgcaTGTACAACCGATACATGTAATAAAGATGGTACCATCACTCATACACCAATCAATACAGATGATAATAACAAATGTACATTAGATGCTTGTTCACCAAAGACTGGTGTAACTCATACACCAATCAATTGTGATGATGGAAACAAATGTACAATCAATAGTTGTTCACCATCAGTTGGTTGTATCTCAACACCAGTTTCATGTCCAAAACCAAAAGATAAATGTTCAATCTCTCAATGTGATTCAGCCAAAGGTTGCATCGAAGTCCCAATGAATTGTACCTCTGATAAATGTAATGAAGCATCATGTTGTGATGGTGTTTGTACCTCAAAACCAATTAGCTGTCCAAAACCAAAGAATAAGTGTCAAGTTGCAAAatgtgatttaattaaaggtTGTACCGTCTCAAATGTAGTAtgtgatgatggtaatgCTTGTACCGAAGATTCATGTTGTTCAGACACTGGTAAATGTCAATTCGAACCAATCAAACTTCCAAAgaataaaaacaaatgtaTCATTTCAAAATGTGATCCAATTAAAGGTACAATCACCAACAGTACCGTAAACTGTGAATGTGATGACCTTTGTAACATTGGTGAATGTTGTGAAGATACAGGAAAATGTAATTACAGACAAAAAGAttgtgatgataataatccaaaaacAGCTGATAGTTGCGATTCCAAGACTGGTAAATGTATTAACAAACCATATAATGTTATCACAAGTGGTTCTAATTTAATCTCTGGTTTAATTGGTGGTCTCATTGGTGGTGGTACAGGAGGTAAAGGTGATTGCAAAActtgtaaaaattaa